A DNA window from Kitasatospora atroaurantiaca contains the following coding sequences:
- a CDS encoding GNAT family N-acetyltransferase, whose amino-acid sequence MTLCFSLSPDLTPELRAAIVSLWTEASNAGGAVGFVPPVTEDEVRETAEKQFAGLGPGQPDQLLVAHEEETGRLAGLLFFEDMRFGLMDHWRLLRSVMVHPGLQGRGYGVELLAEAERLARGWGLDGLKLTLRGGQGLEKFYGRCGYTEVGRVPGAIRIGPGDDRDDVTMWLDLRTPLDLRTPVGLRTP is encoded by the coding sequence ATGACGTTGTGTTTCTCCCTCTCCCCCGACCTGACCCCCGAGCTGCGCGCCGCGATCGTCTCCCTCTGGACCGAGGCGAGCAACGCGGGCGGCGCGGTCGGCTTCGTGCCGCCGGTCACGGAGGACGAGGTACGGGAGACGGCGGAGAAGCAGTTCGCGGGCCTCGGCCCCGGGCAGCCCGACCAGCTGCTGGTCGCGCACGAGGAGGAGACCGGGCGGCTGGCCGGGCTGCTGTTCTTCGAGGACATGCGCTTCGGCCTGATGGACCACTGGCGGCTGCTGCGGAGCGTGATGGTGCACCCGGGCCTCCAGGGCCGCGGGTACGGCGTGGAGCTGCTGGCCGAGGCCGAGCGCCTCGCCCGGGGCTGGGGCCTCGACGGTCTGAAGCTCACCCTGCGCGGCGGGCAGGGCCTGGAGAAGTTCTACGGCCGCTGCGGCTACACGGAGGTGGGCCGGGTGCCGGGCGCCATCAGGATCGGGCCCGGCGACGACCGGGACGACGTGACGATGTGGCTCGACCTGCGCACACCACTCGACCTGCGCACGCCGGTCGGCCTGCGCACACCGTAG
- a CDS encoding RNA polymerase sigma factor: protein MAAAEAAPSWDEQIHRRLARGEETALGELYDRLAPLVHGMAGLILDDQPAAEQLTREVFGHLWEHPEAFDPAQDSLRSWLGCLTRRRALDRLRLQRTDDHELRARATAARVQYVVESLPLPLRETIAVTYFDGHTYRETARQLGISEQAAKQRMRLGLQLLATELAEDDGPEAVRTDDGRATDGRAADGRAADGRAAGGGPEPGGPAT, encoded by the coding sequence ATGGCAGCAGCCGAGGCCGCCCCGAGCTGGGACGAGCAGATCCACCGGCGGCTGGCCCGTGGCGAGGAGACCGCCCTCGGCGAGCTGTACGACCGGCTCGCGCCGCTGGTGCACGGGATGGCCGGGCTGATCCTGGACGACCAGCCGGCGGCCGAACAGCTCACCCGCGAGGTCTTCGGCCATCTCTGGGAACACCCCGAGGCCTTCGACCCGGCCCAGGACTCGCTGCGCTCCTGGCTCGGCTGCCTCACCCGCCGCCGGGCGCTGGACCGGCTCCGGCTGCAGCGCACCGACGACCACGAGCTGCGGGCGCGCGCCACGGCCGCCCGGGTCCAGTACGTGGTCGAGTCATTGCCGCTCCCGCTGCGCGAGACCATCGCGGTGACGTACTTCGACGGCCACACCTACCGTGAGACGGCCCGTCAGCTGGGCATCAGCGAGCAGGCCGCCAAGCAGCGCATGCGGCTCGGCCTGCAGCTGCTGGCCACCGAGCTGGCGGAGGACGACGGGCCGGAGGCCGTCCGGACGGACGACGGCAGAGCGACCGACGGCAGAGCAGCCGACGGCAGAGCAGCCGACGGCAGAGCGGCCGGTGGCGGCCCGGAACCCGGCGGGCCGGCCACGTGA
- a CDS encoding transcriptional regulator: MAARPLVARQPNERLQQLIQEASCSNAGLARRVNLCGAEHGLDLRYDKTSVARWLRGQQPRGQAPAVIAEALGRKLGRGVTVDEIGMADGKNLSSGVGLQFAATLSGALDQVCELWRSDVGRREFLAGATVAASALVEPSRDWLITPPDPVVARTGGPKVGLADVAAIRATTQMLVELDHRFGSGHVRPVVVHYLNSVVSGLLSGAYREETGRQLFGAVARLTELAGYMAVDTGQPGLAQRYYIQALRLAQAADDRGYGGYVLAASMSHLAATLGNPREIAQLARAAQEGARAVATPTAMAMFYAAEARGHALLGDARSCEAVAAKALAAMEQRKPEDDPDWIVHFDEAYLADELAHCHRDLEQAVQAERYARTALELHPPTRVRRRAVDLVLLATAQLQQRDVERACETGAQAVRLLSGLRSNRGVEYLDEFRRRLEPYRDHRVVREFQARAEVEAA; the protein is encoded by the coding sequence ATGGCCGCGAGACCACTCGTCGCACGACAGCCCAACGAGCGTTTGCAGCAGCTGATCCAGGAGGCGAGCTGCTCGAACGCGGGCCTCGCCCGCCGGGTGAACCTCTGCGGTGCCGAGCACGGGCTCGACCTGCGCTACGACAAGACCTCCGTCGCCCGCTGGCTGCGCGGCCAACAGCCGCGCGGACAGGCGCCGGCGGTGATCGCCGAGGCGCTCGGCCGCAAACTCGGCCGCGGTGTGACGGTCGACGAGATCGGCATGGCCGACGGCAAGAACCTCAGCTCCGGCGTGGGCCTGCAGTTCGCCGCCACCCTCAGCGGGGCCCTGGACCAGGTCTGCGAGCTCTGGCGCAGCGACGTCGGCCGCCGCGAGTTCCTGGCCGGTGCCACCGTCGCGGCCTCCGCCCTGGTCGAGCCCAGCCGGGACTGGCTGATCACCCCGCCCGACCCGGTGGTGGCCCGCACCGGCGGGCCCAAGGTCGGTCTCGCCGACGTGGCGGCGATCCGTGCCACCACCCAGATGCTGGTCGAGCTGGACCACCGCTTCGGCAGCGGGCACGTCCGCCCGGTCGTGGTGCACTACCTCAACAGCGTGGTCTCCGGGCTGCTCAGCGGTGCGTACCGGGAGGAGACGGGTCGTCAGCTCTTCGGGGCCGTCGCCCGGCTCACGGAGCTGGCCGGGTACATGGCGGTGGACACCGGACAGCCCGGCCTGGCGCAGCGGTACTACATCCAGGCGCTGCGCCTGGCCCAGGCGGCGGACGACCGCGGGTACGGCGGTTATGTGCTGGCCGCCTCGATGAGCCACCTGGCGGCGACGCTGGGCAACCCGCGGGAGATCGCCCAGCTGGCCAGGGCCGCCCAGGAGGGCGCCCGCGCGGTGGCCACCCCGACCGCGATGGCGATGTTCTACGCGGCGGAGGCCCGCGGCCACGCGCTGCTGGGCGACGCCCGCTCCTGCGAGGCGGTCGCGGCCAAGGCGCTGGCGGCGATGGAGCAGCGCAAGCCGGAGGACGACCCGGACTGGATCGTCCACTTCGACGAGGCCTATCTGGCCGACGAGTTGGCGCACTGCCACCGGGATCTGGAGCAGGCGGTGCAGGCCGAGCGGTACGCCCGTACGGCACTCGAGCTGCACCCGCCGACGAGGGTGCGGCGGCGCGCGGTGGACTTGGTACTGCTGGCGACGGCCCAGCTGCAGCAGCGTGACGTCGAGCGGGCCTGTGAGACCGGTGCGCAGGCGGTGCGGCTGCTCAGCGGGCTGCGGTCCAACCGGGGCGTGGAGTACCTGGACGAATTCCGCCGCAGGCTGGAGCCGTACCGGGACCACCGGGTGGTGCGGGAGTTCCAGGCACGGGCGGAGGTGGAGGCTGCGTGA
- a CDS encoding bifunctional DNA primase/polymerase: MEDTPGAPEQGLPPLLIEAVSYAEDRHWEVAPGTWLIEGDGPTRCSCGDPDCRMPGAHPTSEDWRRRASAGPGVVRRWWTENPEASILLPTGRSFDVLDVPEVAGCLALARMERMGLQLGPVVAVPAAAGQVGRRLLFLVLPGVLTKLPEMLRKLGWAPGRLDLVARGEGDWIVAPPSRVGPYSFAQWARPPSALNRWLPDAAELINPLAYACGREAPSVRTPQSQPAAVR; the protein is encoded by the coding sequence GTGGAAGACACCCCAGGAGCCCCCGAGCAGGGCCTGCCCCCGCTTCTCATCGAAGCCGTCAGTTACGCAGAGGACCGTCACTGGGAAGTCGCCCCCGGCACATGGCTGATCGAGGGCGACGGCCCGACCCGCTGCTCCTGCGGCGATCCGGACTGCCGGATGCCGGGCGCTCACCCCACCAGCGAGGACTGGCGCCGTAGGGCGAGCGCCGGCCCCGGTGTGGTGCGGCGCTGGTGGACGGAGAATCCGGAGGCCTCGATCCTGCTGCCGACCGGCCGTTCCTTCGACGTGCTGGACGTCCCGGAGGTGGCGGGCTGCCTGGCGCTGGCCCGGATGGAGCGGATGGGGCTTCAGCTCGGCCCGGTGGTGGCCGTCCCCGCTGCCGCCGGTCAGGTCGGGCGGCGGCTGCTCTTCCTGGTGCTGCCCGGGGTGTTGACCAAGCTCCCGGAGATGCTGCGCAAGCTCGGCTGGGCGCCCGGCCGGCTCGACCTGGTGGCCCGCGGCGAGGGCGACTGGATCGTCGCGCCGCCGTCCCGGGTCGGCCCGTACAGCTTCGCCCAGTGGGCCCGGCCGCCGTCCGCGCTGAACCGCTGGCTGCCGGACGCCGCGGAGCTGATCAACCCGCTGGCGTACGCCTGCGGCCGCGAGGCACCCTCCGTCCGGACCCCGCAGTCCCAGCCCGCGGCGGTGCGTTGA
- a CDS encoding MFS transporter, with amino-acid sequence MTELQQVPTLDAPATPEPAIWSRNFRYYFTARSAGLLGDAMLPVAVSAGLIGAGHGLDSVGYALAFLFAPFAGLVLFGGVLADRFTARRMMIAADLANLGTRILLAVLFFQGIDRLWQLYALLAVAGTAAAMFQPGAASTVPLVARDVQGANGVLRTSEAATALLGPALAGMLVGAAATGWVMVIAAVTFGVSACCLFALRLGAVPAPPPGDSLWRNLVVGWHEFRARNWMWGVIVIWLFFTVLSWGPLMPIAAGLIVPEHGSTAYGLLNCAFGAGTVLGGLLAIRIKPRRPLAAGAVAMLAFPVYPFGIVLGWPIGVLAAGQVVVGAGVTFWSVMWATSVQTQVPGEVLNRIHAYEVAGSVCMFPVGSALAGPAVAAFGAHTVLAAGGVVSLLVVAALLLARPIRELQRAGER; translated from the coding sequence GTGACCGAACTGCAGCAGGTGCCGACGCTCGACGCCCCCGCCACGCCCGAGCCCGCCATCTGGTCCCGCAACTTCCGCTACTACTTCACCGCCCGCAGCGCGGGACTGCTCGGTGACGCCATGCTCCCCGTGGCCGTCTCGGCCGGGCTGATCGGCGCCGGGCACGGCCTGGACAGCGTCGGCTACGCGCTGGCCTTCCTGTTCGCCCCCTTCGCCGGCCTGGTGCTCTTCGGCGGCGTCCTGGCCGACCGCTTCACCGCCCGCCGGATGATGATCGCCGCGGACCTGGCCAACCTGGGCACCCGCATCCTGTTGGCCGTGCTGTTCTTCCAGGGCATCGACCGGCTCTGGCAGTTGTACGCGCTGCTCGCGGTGGCGGGCACCGCCGCCGCGATGTTCCAGCCGGGTGCCGCCAGCACCGTCCCGCTGGTGGCCCGGGACGTCCAGGGAGCCAACGGTGTGCTCCGCACCTCCGAGGCGGCCACCGCCCTGCTCGGCCCCGCGCTGGCGGGCATGCTGGTCGGCGCCGCAGCCACCGGCTGGGTGATGGTGATCGCCGCCGTCACCTTCGGCGTCAGCGCCTGCTGCCTGTTCGCGCTGAGGCTCGGCGCCGTGCCCGCGCCACCGCCCGGTGACAGCCTCTGGCGCAACCTGGTGGTCGGCTGGCACGAGTTCCGCGCTCGCAACTGGATGTGGGGCGTCATCGTCATCTGGCTGTTCTTCACCGTCCTGTCCTGGGGCCCGCTGATGCCGATCGCCGCCGGTCTGATCGTGCCCGAGCACGGTTCCACCGCGTACGGCCTGCTCAACTGCGCCTTCGGGGCAGGCACCGTACTCGGCGGCCTGCTCGCGATCCGGATCAAGCCGCGGCGCCCGCTCGCCGCCGGGGCGGTGGCGATGCTTGCCTTCCCGGTCTACCCGTTCGGCATCGTGCTCGGCTGGCCGATCGGGGTGCTGGCGGCGGGCCAGGTGGTGGTCGGGGCCGGCGTCACCTTCTGGAGCGTCATGTGGGCCACCAGCGTGCAGACCCAGGTCCCGGGCGAGGTGCTCAACCGCATCCACGCGTACGAGGTGGCCGGTTCGGTCTGCATGTTCCCGGTCGGCAGCGCCCTGGCCGGCCCGGCCGTCGCCGCCTTCGGAGCGCACACCGTACTGGCGGCGGGAGGAGTGGTGTCGCTGCTGGTGGTGGCCGCTCTGCTGCTGGCCAGGCCGATCCGGGAGCTGCAGCGTGCTGGAGAGCGCTGA
- the purU gene encoding formyltetrahydrofolate deformylase, which yields MEQQSASAQYVLTLSCPDKQGIVHAVSSYLFMTGCNIIDSQQFGDSDSGLFFMRVHFSAEQPVNTEKLRASFAAIGATFRMDWQIHPSAERMRVVLMVSKFGHCLNDLLFRTRIGALPVEIAGVVSNHTDFRELTESYGIPFHHIPVTKDTKAEAEQRLLDLVAEEKVDLVVLARYMQVLSDDLCKALSGRVINIHHSFLPSFKGAKPYHQAHARGVKLIGATAHYVTADLDEGPIIEQEVARVTHDVTPDQLVALGRDVECQALARAVKWHSERRVLLNGTRTVVFT from the coding sequence GTGGAACAGCAGTCGGCCAGCGCCCAGTACGTCCTCACGCTGTCCTGCCCGGACAAGCAGGGGATCGTGCACGCGGTCTCCAGCTACCTCTTCATGACCGGCTGCAACATCATCGACAGCCAGCAGTTCGGTGACAGCGACAGCGGGCTGTTCTTCATGCGGGTGCACTTCTCGGCCGAGCAGCCGGTCAACACCGAGAAGCTGCGGGCCAGCTTCGCGGCGATCGGCGCCACCTTCCGGATGGACTGGCAGATCCACCCGAGCGCCGAGCGGATGCGGGTGGTGCTGATGGTGAGCAAGTTCGGGCACTGCCTGAACGACCTGCTGTTCCGTACCCGAATCGGTGCGCTGCCGGTGGAGATCGCGGGCGTGGTCTCCAACCACACCGACTTCCGCGAGCTGACCGAGTCGTACGGCATCCCGTTCCACCACATCCCGGTGACCAAGGACACCAAGGCCGAGGCCGAGCAGCGGCTGCTCGACCTGGTGGCCGAGGAGAAGGTCGACCTGGTGGTGCTGGCCCGCTACATGCAGGTGCTCTCGGACGACCTCTGCAAGGCGCTCTCCGGCCGGGTCATCAACATCCACCACTCCTTCCTGCCGAGCTTCAAGGGCGCGAAGCCGTACCACCAGGCGCACGCCCGGGGCGTGAAGCTGATCGGTGCGACCGCCCACTACGTCACCGCCGACCTGGACGAGGGCCCGATCATCGAACAGGAGGTGGCCCGGGTCACCCACGACGTGACGCCGGACCAACTGGTCGCCCTCGGCCGGGACGTGGAGTGCCAGGCGCTGGCCCGCGCGGTGAAGTGGCACAGCGAGCGCCGGGTACTGCTCAACGGCACCCGCACCGTCGTCTTCACCTGA
- a CDS encoding SCO4402 family protein: protein MGGMPLNDLPWWRWRARLRSALHMLSDPAFQQETWISGREGFGDVTDAVYRLVEDTWLDRWSAEKYIGTILRDSAEASLVDVAVLRVLRILHEVGADAPASTYLGHHGWPEAVRAAREAHVRLAVNDGEDPDVAPRSLEVLRILTNSGA from the coding sequence ATGGGCGGCATGCCGCTCAATGACCTGCCCTGGTGGCGCTGGCGAGCCCGACTGCGCTCGGCACTCCACATGCTGTCCGACCCCGCCTTCCAGCAGGAGACCTGGATCTCCGGCCGCGAGGGCTTCGGGGACGTGACGGACGCGGTCTACCGCCTGGTCGAGGACACCTGGCTGGACCGCTGGTCGGCCGAGAAGTACATCGGCACGATCCTCCGCGACTCCGCCGAGGCGTCCCTGGTGGACGTCGCCGTGCTGCGGGTGCTGCGCATCCTGCACGAGGTCGGCGCGGACGCCCCCGCCTCGACCTACCTCGGCCACCACGGCTGGCCCGAGGCCGTCCGGGCGGCCCGCGAGGCGCACGTCCGGCTGGCCGTCAACGACGGCGAGGACCCGGACGTCGCCCCGCGCTCGCTGGAGGTTCTCCGCATCCTGACGAACAGCGGGGCCTGA
- a CDS encoding zf-HC2 domain-containing protein, with the protein MNIDEQRHEALRSLLGAWALDACPRREAAELTKHLVGCPECAEEAARLRDAAGRLSADEPLDPSGALRQQVLDWCLSRRAPELPVPPWAAPYATETAKLDALLRDLGPAEWQEVAELPWHGGVQRWRPAEVLCHLAAVDGYAALALGLPDPVPGASPEPVPARVPPQQAATRVPAQGRPAGVLERTDRLIAEQAGAGPAAVRALWRRQNHALVRTAVLSPHGTAPVDFGFAVLPLRDAFVDRAFECWIHGDDIARAVDYPYEAPATRHLRLMVDLAARMLPAALAALREKQSARAADGTAQRRLLRLVIDGPAAGEWLIPLDGPAEGPEAPAEPVASMVLDGLEFCYLAAAHRDPDRLPVGEYGDRSAIREVLRAAPLLSRP; encoded by the coding sequence GTGAACATCGACGAGCAGCGGCACGAGGCCCTGCGGTCCCTGCTGGGGGCCTGGGCCCTGGACGCCTGCCCGCGCCGCGAGGCGGCCGAGCTCACCAAGCACCTGGTCGGCTGCCCGGAATGCGCCGAGGAGGCCGCCCGGCTGCGCGACGCGGCGGGCCGGCTCTCCGCGGACGAGCCGCTCGACCCGTCCGGGGCGCTGCGCCAGCAGGTGCTCGACTGGTGCCTGTCCCGGCGGGCCCCCGAACTGCCCGTCCCGCCGTGGGCCGCCCCGTACGCGACCGAGACCGCCAAGCTGGACGCCCTGCTGCGTGACCTCGGCCCCGCCGAGTGGCAGGAGGTCGCCGAGCTCCCGTGGCACGGCGGGGTGCAGCGGTGGCGGCCGGCGGAGGTGCTCTGCCACCTCGCGGCGGTGGACGGGTACGCGGCGCTCGCCCTCGGGCTGCCCGATCCGGTGCCGGGGGCCTCGCCCGAGCCCGTCCCCGCACGGGTACCGCCGCAGCAGGCGGCCACGCGGGTACCGGCGCAGGGCAGACCGGCGGGGGTCCTGGAGCGCACCGACCGGTTGATCGCCGAGCAGGCCGGGGCAGGTCCGGCGGCGGTCCGGGCACTCTGGCGGCGGCAGAACCACGCGCTGGTCCGCACCGCCGTGCTCAGCCCCCACGGCACCGCACCGGTGGACTTCGGCTTCGCCGTCCTCCCGCTGCGCGATGCCTTCGTCGACCGCGCCTTCGAGTGCTGGATCCACGGCGACGACATCGCCCGCGCGGTCGACTACCCGTACGAGGCACCCGCCACGCGCCACCTCCGACTCATGGTCGACCTCGCCGCCCGGATGCTGCCGGCCGCGCTGGCGGCCCTGCGAGAGAAGCAGTCGGCACGGGCCGCCGACGGTACCGCGCAGCGGCGGCTGCTCCGGCTGGTGATCGACGGGCCGGCCGCCGGCGAGTGGCTGATCCCGCTCGACGGCCCGGCCGAAGGGCCCGAAGCACCGGCCGAGCCGGTGGCCTCGATGGTGCTGGACGGCCTGGAGTTCTGCTACCTCGCCGCCGCCCACCGCGACCCCGACCGCCTGCCGGTCGGCGAGTACGGCGACCGCTCCGCCATCCGCGAGGTGCTGCGGGCGGCGCCGCTGCTGTCACGTCCGTAA
- a CDS encoding ABC transporter substrate-binding protein, translating to MRRIGSSDNQQPTGTWRKDGRCRPHRTIGALAAAAALLPALLATSACGGPADAATGDHEVTVMTWAPSGTGSADRPGMTALAEAVGRELNAKGGLNGRKVQVLTCNEHNTADGVSACARQAVDAHAVAVLGSYSQYGSSFIPTLESAGIPYIGGYGLSTPEFSSPMSYPVAGGTPALIAGSGRQLVEAGCKVVTLIRPDTRAGDTLLGYLAGALKPANVKLVDIKAPEQSNDYTAIAQKAIGDDKAGNCVTSALGSEPTSNLLDPYRRLGPRHTVLASVIGSFQQSVVDSTGGDSGPLGGAYATGWYPPEGSHVWDALRGTVRSYGNGDTAIDVSDPGVQTTWVAYEVIRQAAARIGSGKPLTSKALRNVLDSGEPIDTAGATPPLSWGMTSMLPSADSPRLVNTSVTFQQVQGGRLVEQHQGFVDVRWVLAGGRPPA from the coding sequence ATGAGGCGGATCGGATCATCCGACAACCAGCAGCCGACCGGTACGTGGCGGAAGGACGGCCGATGCCGCCCCCACCGTACGATCGGCGCGCTGGCCGCCGCCGCCGCGCTGCTGCCCGCTCTGCTCGCCACCTCCGCCTGCGGCGGCCCGGCCGACGCCGCCACCGGTGACCACGAGGTGACGGTGATGACCTGGGCCCCGTCCGGCACCGGCTCGGCCGACCGGCCGGGCATGACCGCACTCGCGGAGGCGGTCGGCCGGGAGCTCAACGCCAAGGGCGGGCTGAACGGGCGCAAGGTCCAGGTGCTCACCTGCAACGAGCACAACACCGCCGACGGTGTCTCCGCCTGTGCGCGGCAGGCCGTCGACGCGCACGCGGTCGCGGTGCTCGGCTCGTACAGCCAGTACGGCAGCAGCTTCATCCCGACCCTGGAGTCGGCCGGTATCCCGTACATCGGCGGGTACGGCCTCTCCACTCCGGAGTTCAGCAGCCCGATGTCGTACCCGGTGGCCGGTGGCACGCCCGCACTGATCGCCGGCAGCGGCCGGCAGCTGGTCGAGGCCGGGTGCAAGGTCGTCACGCTGATCCGCCCCGACACCCGGGCCGGGGACACCCTGCTGGGCTACCTCGCCGGCGCGCTCAAGCCCGCCAACGTCAAGCTGGTCGACATCAAGGCGCCCGAGCAATCCAACGACTACACCGCCATCGCGCAGAAGGCCATCGGCGACGACAAGGCCGGCAACTGCGTGACCAGCGCACTCGGCTCCGAGCCGACCTCCAACCTGCTCGACCCCTACCGCCGACTCGGCCCCCGGCACACCGTGCTGGCCTCGGTCATCGGCAGCTTCCAGCAGTCGGTGGTGGACTCCACCGGCGGCGACTCCGGCCCGCTCGGCGGCGCGTACGCGACCGGCTGGTACCCGCCGGAGGGCTCGCACGTCTGGGACGCACTGCGGGGCACCGTCCGCTCGTACGGGAACGGCGACACCGCGATCGACGTCTCGGACCCGGGCGTGCAGACCACCTGGGTCGCGTACGAGGTCATCCGGCAGGCGGCCGCGCGGATCGGCAGCGGCAAGCCGCTCACCTCGAAGGCGCTGCGCAACGTGCTGGACAGCGGCGAGCCGATCGACACCGCGGGCGCCACGCCGCCGCTCAGCTGGGGCATGACCAGCATGCTGCCCAGTGCGGACTCGCCCCGGCTGGTGAACACCTCGGTGACCTTCCAGCAGGTCCAGGGCGGGCGGCTGGTCGAGCAGCACCAGGGCTTCGTCGACGTGCGCTGGGTGCTGGCGGGCGGCAGGCCGCCGGCCTGA
- a CDS encoding ATP-binding protein, whose protein sequence is MQVLQVQLAVQADPAEVGRARRWVRSRLQGHGLDPDAPIAETLVLVVSELVTNAVVHTGCPAVLRLSMPVAAAGSDEASAVLSLVRVEVADASRTAPAPRHAGGDSTNGRGLELVELLCDRWGWYPDGSGKRVWCEIGAEPAVVHPVEQAPAEGAYAR, encoded by the coding sequence GTGCAGGTACTTCAGGTGCAGCTGGCGGTCCAGGCGGACCCGGCCGAGGTCGGCCGTGCGCGCCGGTGGGTGCGCTCCCGACTGCAGGGCCACGGGCTCGACCCGGACGCGCCGATCGCGGAGACGCTGGTGCTGGTGGTCTCGGAGCTGGTCACCAACGCGGTGGTGCACACCGGCTGTCCGGCCGTACTGAGGCTGTCGATGCCGGTGGCCGCCGCCGGATCCGACGAGGCGTCAGCGGTCCTGAGCCTGGTGCGCGTCGAGGTGGCGGACGCCAGCCGGACGGCACCCGCGCCCCGGCACGCGGGCGGCGACTCGACCAACGGCCGGGGTCTGGAGCTGGTCGAGCTGCTCTGCGACCGTTGGGGTTGGTACCCGGACGGCTCGGGCAAGCGGGTCTGGTGCGAGATCGGGGCGGAGCCCGCGGTGGTCCACCCGGTCGAACAGGCGCCGGCCGAGGGCGCGTACGCCCGCTGA
- a CDS encoding DUF4229 domain-containing protein, which translates to MSSKPSSTSTTPATSATVDSTSHATLRYTSLRASIFLGCLLVALLLGHFGIIPVAGAAGFVFLILVAGLVSAPLSYVLLSKQRDAMSAQIAGKVGGMRSRTADRIANQNAEEDAADDAARAAAAPQN; encoded by the coding sequence GTGAGCAGCAAGCCGAGCAGCACGTCGACCACGCCGGCCACTTCGGCGACGGTCGACAGCACGTCGCACGCCACGCTTCGCTACACCTCCCTGCGGGCCAGCATCTTCCTCGGCTGCCTGCTGGTGGCCCTGCTGCTCGGGCACTTCGGGATCATCCCGGTGGCGGGTGCGGCCGGTTTCGTCTTCCTGATCCTGGTCGCCGGTCTGGTCTCCGCTCCGCTCAGCTACGTCCTGCTGAGCAAGCAGCGGGACGCGATGTCGGCCCAGATCGCCGGGAAGGTCGGCGGGATGCGCTCCCGTACGGCCGACCGGATCGCCAATCAGAACGCCGAGGAGGACGCGGCGGACGACGCGGCCCGCGCGGCGGCGGCCCCGCAGAACTGA
- a CDS encoding MFS transporter: protein MNEAPVTTLDVDPTPAKSPGLHYAWVVAGVALLVLLGSAGFRSAPGLMMDALNGEFGWSHATIASAVSVNLTLYGLTAPFAAALMDRFGVRVVVVCALLTISTGSGLTMLMTQSWQLVLCWGVLVGLGSGSMAGAFATTVTGRWFVARQGLVTGVLTAAGAAGNLVFMPVLAWLVEQHGWRTAVVVVSLSATAVALPVLLLMRERPADLGLLPYGAHEPPAAPAAGGSAIARSLRVLRDAARSKAFWLLAGSFAICGATTAGLVGTHFIPAAHDHGMPVTTGAGLLAMIGVFDVLGTIASGWFTDRFDSRGLLITYYALRGLSLLFLPQLFAGSLRPPILAFVIFYGLDWVATVPPTVALCRQHFGEDAPIVFGWVLASHQIGAAVVAGLAGLARDHFGNYDLAWYGAGGLCAVAVLLCLALRRRPPAVVMAY from the coding sequence GTGAACGAAGCGCCTGTGACCACCCTGGACGTCGACCCCACCCCCGCCAAGTCCCCCGGACTGCACTACGCCTGGGTCGTCGCAGGCGTCGCCCTGCTGGTCCTGCTCGGGTCGGCCGGATTCCGGTCCGCGCCCGGTCTGATGATGGACGCGCTCAACGGCGAGTTCGGCTGGTCGCACGCCACCATCGCGAGCGCCGTCTCGGTCAACCTCACCCTCTACGGCCTGACCGCGCCGTTCGCCGCCGCCCTGATGGACCGTTTCGGCGTCCGCGTGGTGGTGGTCTGCGCGCTGCTCACCATCTCCACCGGCTCCGGGCTGACCATGCTGATGACGCAGAGCTGGCAGCTGGTCCTCTGCTGGGGCGTGCTGGTCGGCCTCGGCAGCGGCTCGATGGCCGGGGCCTTCGCCACCACCGTCACCGGCCGCTGGTTCGTCGCCCGCCAGGGCCTGGTCACCGGCGTGCTCACGGCCGCCGGGGCCGCGGGGAACCTGGTCTTCATGCCGGTGCTCGCCTGGCTGGTCGAGCAGCACGGCTGGCGGACGGCGGTCGTGGTGGTCTCGCTCTCGGCCACGGCGGTCGCGCTCCCGGTCCTGCTGCTGATGCGTGAGCGCCCGGCCGACCTGGGCCTGCTGCCGTACGGGGCACACGAGCCTCCCGCCGCGCCGGCGGCCGGCGGGAGCGCGATCGCCCGCAGCCTGCGGGTGCTGCGGGACGCCGCCCGCAGCAAGGCGTTCTGGCTGCTGGCCGGCTCCTTCGCGATCTGCGGCGCGACCACCGCCGGCCTGGTCGGCACCCACTTCATCCCGGCCGCGCACGACCACGGCATGCCCGTCACCACCGGAGCGGGCCTGCTGGCCATGATCGGCGTCTTCGACGTGCTCGGCACCATCGCCAGCGGCTGGTTCACCGACCGCTTCGACTCCCGCGGGCTGCTGATCACGTACTACGCGCTGCGGGGACTCTCCCTGCTCTTTCTGCCCCAGCTGTTCGCCGGCTCGCTGCGGCCGCCCATCCTGGCCTTCGTGATCTTCTACGGCCTGGACTGGGTCGCCACCGTGCCGCCCACGGTCGCGCTCTGCCGCCAGCACTTCGGGGAGGACGCGCCGATCGTCTTCGGCTGGGTGCTGGCCAGCCACCAGATCGGCGCCGCCGTGGTGGCCGGTCTGGCCGGCCTGGCCCGTGACCACTTCGGCAACTACGACCTCGCCTGGTACGGGGCGGGCGGACTGTGCGCCGTCGCCGTCCTGCTCTGTCTCGCGCTCCGGCGCCGCCCGCCGGCCGTCGTCATGGCCTACTAG